CTGTCGGCTCATCAGCCAGAATAATGGAAGGCTTATTGACCAGTGCACGGGCAATGGCCACCCGCTGCCGCTGACCACCTGAAAGTTCATTCGGTTTATGGTGCATTCTGTCTGAAAGTCCCACCTGTGTAAGCACTTCCCTTCCCCGTTCCTCTCTCTCCTTTTTAGGCAATCCGGCATAAACCAGCGGCAGGGTCACATTCTCCAGCGCATTCATCCGGGGTAGCAGATTAAAGGTTTGGAATACGAAACCGATCTCTTTGTTCCTGACTTCCGCGAGTTCATTATCCAGCATGCGGGCTACATTCTTCCCGTTGAGGATATAATCCCCACCTGTTGGAGTGTCCAGGCATCCCAGCATATTCATCAGAGTAGACTTACCGGAACCGGAGGGCCCCATGAGGGCAACATATTCATTTTTGCTAATAGTAACAGAAACATCCCGAAGGGCGTGAATGGTCTCCGTACCCACGGTGTATATCTTGGAAATATGTGATATTTCAATGATGGAATTCACGGAGTAAAGGTAGTGAGCAGGTCAGTCGTTCAGACAGGATTGGGATGAATGGCTGGATTAGGGGATGCTGGGGTATAAGGATATAGGGATATAAAGATACTCAGTACTTCAGGATAAAATCCTCCTTCGACAATCCCGGCTCGAAGAACACCAATCCCATATAGAAAAGATCCACCGTAACTTTGACCTCAGGATCCCTCTGAATCTCCTCCCAGGCCTCACACATTTCCTGTGACCAGTGGATATCGTCAACTATGAAAACAGTTCTGGGTGCACGTTGCGCTTTACATAAATGAAAATAGCGGAGGGTGGGATCTTTCCGGTGGTTCCCGTCGAAAAAAACCATTTCTGGTTGATGCGTCCGCAACACCTCGGGCAAGGTCTCTGAAAAATCCCCTACCCTCACCTCCACATTATTTAATCCGAGCTCGTTCAGGTTTTGCCGCGCGATCCCGGCGGTCTCAGGACAGCCTTCCAGGGAGATCACTTTAGCCCCGGAGGAAGCCAGGTATGCAGTGGAGATACCCAGGCTGGTACCGAGTTCCAGAATCACCCTTGGTTTAAAATATTCAGCAAGGCGAAACAGGAGTTCACCGTATTTTCCGGCTCTGCGAACTCTTCTTGCAATTGTTGCAATTCTACGCGCTCCTGAAGTACCGGTCCCAAAATCAGTGACCTGAATCTTCCGCTGGTCTTTCATCATGTTGCAGCGGATCTGCTCGATAGCCGAGTAGCAGTTGTAGCGCTGATTATTATTCAACACCTTTTCTACCAGATTAAACACAAAAGGCGAATGAACCCCGTGACGGGAACGCGCCTGAATCCTATATTTAAAAAAGGATGCTAAAATAGATTTTCAGTTTTGATAAAGATATTGCGCTTTCTTCATATTATACTATTTTTAGGGCATGAGATTTTTCCTCTACTTATGCCTGCTAATCCCCTTTACAATGAAATCGCAGAAAATATCCC
Above is a genomic segment from Bacteroidia bacterium containing:
- a CDS encoding ABC transporter ATP-binding protein, producing MIEISHISKIYTVGTETIHALRDVSVTISKNEYVALMGPSGSGKSTLMNMLGCLDTPTGGDYILNGKNVARMLDNELAEVRNKEIGFVFQTFNLLPRMNALENVTLPLVYAGLPKKEREERGREVLTQVGLSDRMHHKPNELSGGQRQRVAIARALVNKPSIILADEPTGNLDSRTSIEIMALFEEIHALGNTIIVVTHEEDIAQHAHRIVRLKDGLVDRDEKNLAIRKVHIPA
- a CDS encoding class I SAM-dependent methyltransferase; this translates as MFNLVEKVLNNNQRYNCYSAIEQIRCNMMKDQRKIQVTDFGTGTSGARRIATIARRVRRAGKYGELLFRLAEYFKPRVILELGTSLGISTAYLASSGAKVISLEGCPETAGIARQNLNELGLNNVEVRVGDFSETLPEVLRTHQPEMVFFDGNHRKDPTLRYFHLCKAQRAPRTVFIVDDIHWSQEMCEAWEEIQRDPEVKVTVDLFYMGLVFFEPGLSKEDFILKY